CTTTCATAGTCAATCTAGTAATGTCAGATGAAACACTTTCTTCAGCTGATCGGCAGTACAAATAGTATTCTACTTTTTCGATAGATTGTATAAGATTTGAAAGAATCCCTATATCTTTTGTTACAAAAAATTGTTCTTTCAACTCCAATATTGGAACTAAAATATCTGTATTCGAATACAATCGACCTAAATCCCATTTAGCAATTTCATGCATTTCTATAGCCGCCTCCCTTTTTTACAAATAGTTACAAATATTCCCCCTTCACAATTATATATGAAACGAAAAAATTTTAATATCTTTAAGTATTTAGATTTTTACAAGCGACATGAATTCAAAAAAATATGATTCTGCTCATGACAGAATCATATTTTTAACATCTTATATTTAGCATTTACATACTATCTTCATAAAAAACTAATTTATATATTTAGTAACTGCTTTTTCTTCGCATTAAATTCATCTTCTGTAATAACGCCCATATCTAGTAATTCCTTAAACT
This genomic window from Bacillus anthracis str. Vollum contains:
- a CDS encoding SHOCT domain-containing protein, with product MINPFFLQGNATISVADELKKFKELLDMGVITEDEFNAKKKQLLNI